One Hevea brasiliensis isolate MT/VB/25A 57/8 chromosome 6, ASM3005281v1, whole genome shotgun sequence genomic window, TGGTTTGAagatttttcatttatatttgatttttaagttattttgtctaattttgattttgatttgaacctaataattattaatcaatgaaattaaataatttatatatgtaaaaataatataGTACATAAATTATCCATAAAATTAACAttgtttaaaaattaataaaataatttagttcAGTTTAGTTTAACTCTTTTTTTTCTctaaaaccaaaccaaatcaaaaaaattaaaatttttaaaatttaaaatcgaatcgaattgaattaccttaaaatcaaattaaattattatagttTGTTCAATTTATTCGGTTTAAATTAAATATCGATCACTCTACCGGTTACTAAAAAAATACAGTACtactttaaataaaaatattaaaattttccttatttataagAAGTGGGTAGACCATATTTTTTTCACTTAAAAGTGATTTCTCCAAAATCAATCccctaatttaaaatttttagatattaaaaataataataatagcgaCACAAACCAACTATAAATACATGATTTAGTTCTTCATTTCTCATGCACACTAGAAATACTAAACATCTTCCTAGCTAGCGATCACATGGCAAACACGGTCTACTTTGTCTCTCTTTTCCTTGTCTTCAACATGATAATTTTCTTTCCGCCGCCTTCAAATGCTATCTCTTCATGCAACGGCCCATGCAGGACTGAAAATGACTGTTCCGGCCAACTCATTTGCATCAATGGCAAATGCAACGACGACCCAGAAGTTGGAACCCACACTTGCTCAGGAAGCAACCCTGCGCCGCCTTCAAACGGTGATTGCAAGCCGTACGGAACCCTTAGATGCAACGGAAAATCATACCCCAAGTACTCATGTTCTCCACCAGTCACTTCCTCAACAAAGGCTAGTCTAACTCTGAATGATTTCAGTAAAGGCGGCGATGGTGGTGGTCCATCTGAGTGTGACGATAAGTACCACGAGAAGACAGAGCGTGTGGTGGCGCTTTCGACTGGGTGGTATGCCGGAGGAACAAGGTGTGGGAAGATGGTAAGAATTACAGCTGGAAATGGAAGGAGTGTGTTAGCAAAAGTGGTTGATGAATGTGACTCGAGGAATGGGTGCGACAGTGAACATGCAGGGCAGCCACCTTGTCACAATAACATTGTAGATGGGTCTGATGCGGTTTGGGAAGCTCTGGGGCTGAATAAAGATTTGGGTGTTGTGGATGTTACTTGGTCAATGGCCTAGCTAGTTAAGGACTCGTTTGGTTAGTTTAACAACGAAATGATGACCCCACCTTGAAATTACATTCTCGTTAGGTTGTCATTTAGTTACaataaaagaagaaagaagaagaataaaACGACAATCAAGTTAATGTTGTCTAGCTTGCATATTTACATCTCAATCTAAATAGTGAAGGATGAAGTGACCCTATGTATGATCATATGCAAGTTATTACAATGAAgactttaaatattaaaatattgtgcttttttagatataaaaaaattaaattttcttaatttttaaaaaataaaatttttatttttttaaaaaaaacataTATACCAAATACACTTAATAATTTATCCACAACTCAATGGGTATTTGCCATAGAAAGTATCCTCACTCACCTATTATTTTCATGAATATTAAATGGAtgaaaatactttaataatctaTACAGCTAGTGAACATTGAAAGTCTCCATTTCCCACTGGCTAGGGGGAGAGACTAATAAATTGGCCGTTTTACAATGTGGATCATTTTGCTATTTTTCCTttgtatcattttttttttcagttaaaaaaaaatcacCTTTCATAAATATAGAATAAATATGGGTCAATAGACTCAACAAACTATAATTAAATTGAGAAAAAACTTCTTATTtagatttattttattataaattaaaaatataaatatataaaatttatatatttaatggaTGAATTTTGTCATATATCtttataataaattgaattaaaaaaaaaactccacATTAAACAAAATTTTAAGAAGAAAAATCCTTCAGTTTGAATATGAAACTAGTTATTGCGCAATTAAAGGAGCTATGCATGTTTCAATAGTAGCCACCAGGTTGGGCGTCCTACAAACGACAACCAAGGGTAAACGTGAAAGAAGAATACATATTCTGATTTCTGAATTAATTTGCGTGACTTTGTGGCTAGCCACTTGCCCACTAGCCGGCAGGTCTTATAAGTCAGACAACTTGCCCATAATTATTTTGGACCCTTATCCATTATGGGAAGAAAACTTGGATTCTGCTTCTTCCACACAATTTCTATATTGGGTGTTGGATGCATCCAGGCAGGAATTCTTTTAAGGATCtaattaaaatacataatttataaaaataatatacataAAATAGACATAAgtgaataataaaatttttaataaaaagttaataaaatattataaataaattataatgattatcatttattttttatta contains:
- the LOC110661895 gene encoding kiwellin, coding for MANTVYFVSLFLVFNMIIFFPPPSNAISSCNGPCRTENDCSGQLICINGKCNDDPEVGTHTCSGSNPAPPSNGDCKPYGTLRCNGKSYPKYSCSPPVTSSTKASLTLNDFSKGGDGGGPSECDDKYHEKTERVVALSTGWYAGGTRCGKMVRITAGNGRSVLAKVVDECDSRNGCDSEHAGQPPCHNNIVDGSDAVWEALGLNKDLGVVDVTWSMA